In Gemmatimonadota bacterium, a single genomic region encodes these proteins:
- a CDS encoding 30S ribosomal protein S12 produces the protein MPTINQLVRRARKDVLKKEKSPALKANPFRRGVCTRVYTTTPKKPNSALRKVAKVRLTNQIEVIAYIPGEGHNLQEHSIVLVRGGRVKDLPGVRYHIVRGTLDAAGVNGRNRSRSKYGTKKPKAGAPAGGKKK, from the coding sequence ATGCCAACGATCAATCAGCTCGTCCGGCGCGCGCGCAAGGACGTTCTCAAGAAGGAAAAGTCGCCGGCTCTCAAGGCGAACCCGTTCCGCCGCGGTGTCTGCACCCGCGTGTACACCACCACGCCCAAGAAGCCGAACTCGGCGCTGCGTAAGGTGGCCAAGGTTCGCCTGACGAACCAGATCGAAGTCATCGCCTACATCCCCGGCGAAGGGCACAACCTGCAGGAGCACTCGATCGTGCTCGTGCGTGGTGGCCGCGTGAAGGACCTCCCTGGGGTGCGCTATCACATTGTCCGCGGGACCCTCGACGCCGCCGGCGTCAACGGTCGTAACCGGAGCCGTTCCAAGTACGGCACCAAGAAGCCCAAGGCGGGCGCCCCCGCCGGAGGTAAGAAGAAGTGA
- a CDS encoding 1-acyl-sn-glycerol-3-phosphate acyltransferase: MPYRTIGLLMALLVVLLGLRWLGRATLDRAARRAVLRFRSRVDRYKLTKKHTIVAALLADEAITIAVDEHAREHGATPEETWRRVRRYLDEIIPFFNILAYYRLGYTASRLVLNLFYKVSVDTERPDPFRGLPRDSIIIYLMNHRSNADYVLVAYALAGDVSISYAVGEWARAFPLEYIFKAFGSYFIRRRYREALYHVVLERYVQLITRHGVTQGIFPEGGLTRDGTLRPAKIGLLDYALGVARDPALRARMYVMPVALNYDRVIEDRTLLRELAARDGRPHTSRWAQFREVTRYVGWNLGRMFTGRWKRYGRAAVTVGSPIPVGAWVDRLELEGIPLFEIERHERLGHVQRFCDEAMERIGALVPVTPVALACAAIQTFSADFVPRDQLLARMAELRSVLPDVNTRVLQAERSVEEIFDRAYRMLRLRKVVARQGNGYLILSRGRPLISYYANGVAHLLGPYTAGIRERDALPVLAATGDWRD, from the coding sequence GTGCCCTATCGCACGATCGGACTCCTGATGGCGCTGCTCGTCGTGCTGCTGGGCCTGCGATGGCTCGGCCGCGCCACGCTCGATCGTGCGGCCCGCCGCGCGGTGCTGCGGTTTCGCTCGCGCGTGGATCGCTACAAGCTCACCAAGAAGCACACGATCGTCGCCGCACTGCTCGCCGATGAGGCGATCACGATTGCCGTCGACGAGCACGCGCGCGAGCACGGCGCCACGCCCGAGGAGACCTGGCGCCGAGTGCGGCGCTACCTCGATGAGATCATCCCGTTCTTCAACATCCTCGCGTACTACCGGCTGGGATACACGGCAAGCCGTCTCGTGCTGAACCTGTTCTACAAGGTCAGCGTGGACACCGAACGCCCCGATCCGTTTCGCGGACTCCCGCGCGACTCGATCATCATCTACCTGATGAACCATCGTTCCAACGCCGACTACGTGCTGGTGGCGTACGCCTTGGCGGGTGACGTGTCGATCTCGTACGCGGTGGGCGAGTGGGCGCGCGCCTTTCCACTCGAGTACATCTTCAAGGCGTTCGGGTCGTATTTCATCAGGCGGCGCTATCGGGAAGCGCTGTACCATGTGGTGCTCGAACGCTATGTGCAGCTCATCACGCGACACGGCGTCACGCAGGGAATTTTCCCCGAGGGAGGGCTCACGCGCGACGGGACGCTGCGCCCGGCCAAGATCGGGCTGCTCGACTACGCGTTAGGCGTGGCCCGCGACCCCGCGCTGCGTGCGCGCATGTACGTGATGCCGGTGGCGCTCAACTACGACCGCGTCATCGAGGATCGCACGCTGCTTCGCGAACTCGCCGCGCGCGACGGTCGCCCGCACACGTCGCGCTGGGCGCAGTTCCGCGAGGTGACACGCTACGTCGGCTGGAATCTCGGACGCATGTTCACCGGGCGGTGGAAGCGCTACGGGCGGGCTGCGGTGACGGTGGGGAGTCCCATCCCTGTGGGAGCGTGGGTCGATCGCCTGGAGTTGGAAGGGATCCCCTTGTTCGAGATCGAGCGGCACGAGCGCCTGGGGCACGTGCAGCGGTTCTGCGACGAGGCGATGGAACGGATCGGCGCCCTCGTCCCGGTGACGCCGGTCGCGCTGGCCTGTGCGGCCATCCAGACCTTCAGCGCCGACTTCGTTCCCCGCGACCAGTTGCTGGCGCGCATGGCCGAGCTACGGAGCGTCCTCCCCGACGTGAACACGCGCGTCCTGCAGGCCGAACGGTCCGTGGAGGAGATCTTTGACCGGGCGTACCGGATGCTGCGCCTGCGGAAGGTGGTCGCCCGGCAGGGGAACGGTTACCTCATTCTGTCGCGCGGACGCCCCCTGATCTCCTACTATGCCAACGGGGTCGCGCACCTGCTCGGCCCCTACACGGCGGGCATTCGCGAGCGTGATGCGCTTCCCGTGCTGGCGGCAACGGGGGACTGGAGGGACTGA
- the rpsG gene encoding 30S ribosomal protein S7: protein MSRRKKSVKRPVLADARYDSQTVSKFINSLMYQGKKSTAERLFYGAMDIVESKTSQPGVNVFKQALANLKPVIEVKSRRVGGATYQVPVEVRPERRTALAMRWLIGYSRDRNEKSMAEKLAAEVIAASKGEGNAVKKKEDTHRMAEANKAFAHYRW from the coding sequence GTGAGCCGCCGTAAGAAGTCGGTGAAGCGTCCCGTTCTCGCGGATGCACGCTACGACAGCCAGACTGTCTCGAAGTTCATCAACTCCCTGATGTATCAGGGAAAGAAGTCGACCGCCGAGCGCCTGTTCTATGGGGCGATGGACATCGTCGAATCCAAGACGAGCCAGCCTGGGGTCAACGTCTTCAAGCAGGCGCTCGCGAACCTCAAGCCGGTCATCGAGGTCAAGTCGCGCCGCGTCGGTGGTGCCACCTATCAGGTCCCGGTCGAAGTCCGTCCCGAGCGCCGCACGGCGCTGGCGATGCGCTGGCTCATCGGGTATTCGCGCGACCGCAACGAGAAGTCGATGGCCGAGAAGCTCGCGGCTGAGGTCATTGCGGCGTCCAAGGGTGAGGGGAATGCGGTGAAGAAGAAGGAAGACACGCACCGCATGGCCGAAGCGAACAAGGCGTTTGCCCACTATCGCTGGTAG
- a CDS encoding PqqD family protein — MANVRLPKPKPDLIFKTLADGGLIFSPELEVYFSVNAVGSRVWNLLPPVTDTLDSLVSTLSAEYTDVTPDVIRADVEELLAEFAAQGLVDPLQ, encoded by the coding sequence ATGGCTAACGTCCGTCTGCCCAAGCCCAAGCCCGACCTGATCTTCAAGACTCTGGCGGACGGGGGTCTTATCTTCTCGCCGGAACTCGAAGTCTATTTCTCGGTGAATGCTGTCGGCTCGCGCGTGTGGAACCTGCTCCCACCCGTGACCGACACGCTCGATTCACTGGTGTCGACGCTCTCGGCGGAGTACACCGACGTGACCCCAGACGTGATTCGTGCCGACGTCGAGGAACTGCTCGCGGAGTTCGCGGCGCAGGGGTTGGTGGACCCCCTCCAGTGA